From a single Xyrauchen texanus isolate HMW12.3.18 chromosome 26, RBS_HiC_50CHRs, whole genome shotgun sequence genomic region:
- the atp5if1a gene encoding ATPase inhibitor A, mitochondrial encodes MARLLRSSLRGYFTSQIRMGSDQLGELGKGAGKGGGAGGSVREAGGAFGKKQAAEEERYFRQKEKEQLAALKKHHEEEIDHHKKEVERLRREIDRHEGKIRKLKHDD; translated from the exons ATGGCACGATTGCTGAGGAGCAGTTTAAGAGGATATTTCACCTCACAGATCCGCATGGGATCCGATCAG ttgggTGAGTTGGGTAAGGGTGCTGGTAAAGGAGGAGGTGCAGGCGGGTCAGTGAGGGAGGCCGGAGGAGCGTTCGGTAAGAAGCAGGCAGCAGAAGAAGAGAGATACTTCAG GCAGAAGGAGAAAGAGCAACTGGCAGCGCTGAAGAAACATCACGAAGAAGAAATCGACCATCATAAGAAAGAAGTCGAGCGTCTGCGGAGAGAGATCGACAGACACGAGGGCAAGATCCGGAAGCTCAAACATGACGACTGA
- the LOC127619707 gene encoding heterogeneous nuclear ribonucleoprotein R-like: MAAEVNGSSGLLKEDEEPMDVTAAHTENYQTLLDAGLPQKVAESLDNIFQTGLVAYVDLDERALDALREFNEEGALSVLQQFKESDLSHVQNKSAFLCGVMKTYRQREKQGNKVQESTKGPDETKIKALLERTGYTLDVTTGQRKYGGPPPEEVFTGPQPGIGTEVFVGKIPRDLYEDELVPLFEKAGPIWDLRLMMDPLTGQNRGYAFITFCGKDAALEAVKLCDNYEIRSGKYLGVCISVANNRLFVGSIPKNKTRESILEDFGKVTEGLQEVILYTQPDDKKKNRGFCFLEYEDHKSAAQARRRLMSGKVKVWGNPVTVEWADPVAEPDPEVMAKVKVLFVRKLASPVTEELLEKTFSQFGKLERVKKLKDYAFVHFEERDSAVKAMQEMNGKELCGEHIEIVLAKPPDKKRKERQAARQTTRNTGYDDYYYYPPPRMPPPGRGRGRGGRGGYAYPPDYYGYEEYYDDYYGYDYHDYRGGYDDPYYAYDDGYSMRGRGSRGSRGAPPPPRARAAPPARGRGGYPPRGGAPMGAGRGGRGARGGPFQPLRGRGVRGLRGNRGGNVGGKRKADIFNQPDSKRRQTTNQQNWGSQPIAQQPLQQSSDYAGNYGYSNDALEFSQDSYGQQWK, translated from the exons ATGGCTGCTGAGGTGAATGGCAGCTCTGGTCTGTTGAAAGAAGACGAGGAGCCCATGGACGTGACCGCCGCTCACACAGAGAATTACCAGACACTGCTGGACGCCGGATTGCCCCAGAAGGTGGCCGAGAGTCTGGACAACATCTTTCAGACCG GTTTGGTGGCATATGTTGATCTGGATGAGCGAGCGCTTGATGCTCTCCGTGAGTTTAATGAAGAAGGCGCTCTGTCCGTACTGCAGCAGTTCAAAGAGTCCGACCTCTCACACGTGCAG AATAAGAGCGCTTTTCTGTGTGGTGTGATGAAGACGTACAGACAGAGGGAGAAACAGGGTAATAAAGTGCAAGAGTCAACTAAAGGCCccgatgagaccaagataaag GCTCTGCTGGAGAGGACAGGATACACTCTAGACGTCACCACTGGTCAGAGGAAATATGGTGGTCCTCCTCCTGAGGAAGTGTTCACAGGGCCCCAGCCGGGCATCGGCACAGAG gtgtttgtggGTAAGATCCCACGTGACCTGTACGAGGACGAGCTGGTGCCGCTGTTTGAGAAGGCCGGTCCCATATGGGATCTGAGGTTGATGATGGACCCGCTCACCGGTCAGAACCGTGGCTATGCCTTCATCACCTTCTGTGGCAAAGATGCCGCGCTGGAAGCGGTTAAACTG TGTGACAACTACGAGATCCGGTCGGGGAAATATCTGGGCGTGTGCATCTCTGTGGCCAATAATCGCCTCTTCGTCGGATCAATTCCAAAGAACAAAACCCGAGAAAGTATTTTGGAAGATTTCGGCAAAGTTACAG agggTTTGCAGGAAGTGATTTTGTACACGCAGCCGGACGATAAGAAGAAGAATCGCGGTTTCTGTTTTCTGGAATATGAAGATCATAAATCAGCGGCTCAGGCGCGCCGCAGGCTCATGAGTGGGAAGGTGAAGGTTTGGGGGAACCCTGTTACCGTGGAGTGGGCCGACCCGGTGGCAGAGCCTGACCCAGAGGTCATGGCAAAG GTGAAGGTGTTGTTTGTGCGTAAACTGGCCTCACCGGTCACAGAGGAGTTACTGGAGAAAACGTTCTCTCAGTTTGGGAAACTGGAGCGAGTCAAGAAGCTTAAAGACTACGCGTTTGTTCACTTCGAGGAGCGAGATTCTGCAGTCAAG GCGATGCAGGAGATGAACGGTAAAGAACTTTGCGGTGAGCATATCGAGATTGTCCTGGCGAAACCTCCTGATAAGAAGAGGAAAGAACGACAAGCTGCACGACAAACCACCAGAAACACGGG GTATGATGACTATTATTACTACCCTCCCCCTCGCATGCCTCCTCCGGGGCGCGGCCGTGGGCGTGGAGGACGTGGGGGCTACGCCTATCCCCCTGATTACTACGGGTATGAGGAATACTATGATGACTACTATGGTTATGATTACCATGACTACCGGGGTGGCTACGATGACCCGTATTACGCTTATGACGACGGTTACAGCATGAGGGGGCGGGGCAGTCGTGGCAGCCGAGGAGCTCCGCCTCCTCCCCGGGCCCGTGCGGCTCCGCCGGCGCGCGGCAGGGGTGGCTATCCTCCAAGGGGCGGGGCTCCTATGGGCGCGGGGCGTGGCGGTCGTGGGGCTCGTGGGGGGCCCTTTCAGCCTCTGAGGGGCCGTGGCGTTCGAGGGCTCCGGGGAAACCGCGGAGGGAACGTTGGTGGGAAGAGGAAGGCAGACATATTTAACCAACCGGACTCCAAACGCCGCCAGACCACCAACCAGCAAAATTGGGGCTCGCAGCCCATCGCCCAGCAACCGCTGCAGCAGAGCTCCGACTACGCCGGTAACTACGGTTACAGCAACGACGCTCTCGAGTTCTCTCAAGATTCCTACGGCCAGCAGTGGAAGTAG